One segment of Streptomyces roseifaciens DNA contains the following:
- a CDS encoding L-lactate permease produces MNAALATLPILVTLGLLALSVRALYASLAALATALVLTATSFRTPLGDLGDAQLHMLPTIVELGAILFGGILLSELMTRTGAQSRMGNWIGSACSSPSRAVLLVMLGVTPFAESLTGFGIGVIVAIPLLRQLGLPPAKAAVVGLLGLVTVPWGSLAPGSLVAAELGDVDFQQLGIDSALLSAPVFLICGAATLVVALGARRALASAGDLLLAVAALWGTVWAVNTFIGVPLAGVLGGLVTMVVLLVVSRMLERGGAEGKREPIGRTLSPYGFLVAGLLVSRLILESAGVKEGWWTVVAGPGGWLLVTAALTPKLLGAGEPVLGPAAVAALGRWWQVTLTTVVFLTLGTVLTVTGMSRELAEACATIGSSYLVLAPWIGAVGGFLAGSNTGANAMFAASQANTAEALGYSTGHLVAVQNVSAALASGASSARVVLAAQLAQNAPGPAAPSKAPKPAGTSAPSSSPSGTATGTMTTPVVQTAVNADTDTDADRPVDTRWVLRTVLSVHALVFLTTGVIAVLWQ; encoded by the coding sequence GTGAACGCTGCTCTCGCAACCCTCCCCATCCTCGTCACGCTGGGGCTTCTCGCCCTGAGCGTGCGCGCCCTGTACGCAAGCCTGGCGGCCCTGGCGACCGCACTGGTCCTCACGGCCACCTCGTTCCGCACCCCCCTGGGCGATCTCGGCGACGCCCAGCTGCACATGCTGCCGACCATCGTCGAACTGGGCGCGATCCTCTTCGGAGGCATCCTGCTCAGTGAGCTGATGACCCGCACCGGCGCCCAGTCCCGCATGGGCAACTGGATAGGCAGCGCCTGCAGTTCCCCCAGCCGGGCGGTGCTGCTGGTGATGCTCGGCGTGACGCCGTTCGCCGAGTCGCTCACCGGCTTCGGCATCGGCGTCATCGTGGCCATCCCGCTCCTGCGCCAGCTCGGCCTGCCGCCGGCGAAGGCCGCCGTGGTCGGGCTGCTGGGCCTGGTCACCGTGCCGTGGGGCTCCCTGGCACCGGGCAGCCTCGTCGCCGCCGAACTCGGCGACGTCGACTTCCAGCAGCTGGGCATCGACTCCGCCCTGCTGTCCGCGCCCGTCTTCCTCATCTGCGGTGCCGCGACGCTGGTCGTCGCCCTCGGCGCGCGGCGGGCGCTGGCCTCGGCCGGCGACCTGCTGCTGGCCGTGGCGGCGCTCTGGGGCACCGTCTGGGCCGTCAACACCTTCATCGGCGTGCCGCTGGCCGGCGTCCTCGGCGGACTCGTCACCATGGTCGTCCTGCTGGTGGTCTCCCGGATGCTGGAGCGGGGCGGCGCGGAGGGCAAGCGCGAGCCCATCGGCCGCACGCTCTCCCCGTACGGCTTCCTCGTCGCCGGCCTCCTGGTGAGCCGGCTGATCCTGGAGTCGGCGGGCGTCAAGGAAGGCTGGTGGACGGTCGTCGCCGGCCCCGGCGGCTGGCTCCTGGTGACCGCCGCCCTCACGCCGAAGCTGCTCGGCGCCGGGGAGCCCGTCCTGGGCCCGGCCGCCGTCGCCGCCCTCGGCCGCTGGTGGCAGGTGACCCTGACGACCGTCGTCTTCCTCACCCTGGGCACCGTGCTCACCGTGACCGGCATGAGCCGGGAGCTCGCCGAGGCCTGCGCCACGATCGGCTCCTCCTACCTCGTGCTCGCCCCCTGGATCGGCGCCGTCGGCGGCTTCCTCGCCGGCTCCAACACCGGCGCCAACGCGATGTTCGCCGCCAGCCAGGCCAACACCGCCGAGGCGCTCGGCTACTCCACCGGCCACCTCGTCGCCGTGCAGAACGTCAGCGCGGCCCTGGCCTCGGGCGCCTCCAGCGCCCGCGTGGTCCTGGCCGCACAGCTGGCGCAGAACGCCCCCGGCCCGGCGGCGCCGTCCAAGGCACCGAAGCCGGCCGGAACGTCCGCACCGTCCTCTTCGCCTTCGGGAACGGCGACCGGGACGATGACCACCCCGGTGGTGCAGACCGCCGTGAACGCGGACACGGACACGGACGCCGACCGCCCCGTGGACACCCGGTGGGTCCTGCGCACGGTGCTTTCCGTGCACGCCCTCGTGTTCCTCACGACGGGAGTCATCGCAGTCCTCTGGCAATGA
- a CDS encoding NUDIX hydrolase, translated as MSNATGKDSIVALHSVSVAGIVVREDGRVLAIRRADNGTWEPPGGVLELEEQPEAGVIREVLEETGIRVSVERLTGIYKNMSRGVVALVFRCRPEEGMERTSSESTAVEWLTPEEVEKWMGEVYAVRVLDALDTTTPMPHVRAHDGHHLLESA; from the coding sequence ATGAGTAACGCTACCGGGAAGGACTCAATAGTGGCGCTGCACTCGGTCTCCGTCGCCGGCATCGTCGTACGCGAGGACGGCCGCGTCCTCGCGATCCGCCGGGCGGACAACGGCACGTGGGAGCCTCCGGGTGGCGTCCTGGAGCTGGAGGAGCAGCCGGAGGCCGGCGTCATCCGCGAGGTCTTGGAAGAGACGGGCATCCGCGTCTCGGTGGAGCGCCTGACTGGGATCTACAAGAACATGAGCCGGGGCGTTGTGGCGCTCGTCTTCCGGTGCCGGCCGGAAGAAGGCATGGAGCGGACATCGAGCGAGTCGACAGCCGTGGAGTGGTTGACGCCTGAGGAAGTCGAGAAATGGATGGGAGAGGTCTACGCCGTGCGCGTGCTGGACGCCCTGGACACCACGACACCCATGCCTCACGTACGCGCTCACGACGGTCACCACCTGCTCGAATCCGCCTAA
- a CDS encoding GntR family transcriptional regulator yields MSRDSGKPRYLQIADDLAQQIRTKVLAPGEQVPSEADLMDRYAVAQGTVRKAMTELRATGLIETHHGKGSYVRNRPPVRRKSSDRFRRSHRLAGKAAYLAEAEQAGSTASVRVLYVGPVEAPAEIAERLAVPAGAKVLARRRLYFSDGIPTEEATSYLPWDVAKDIPELFEENPGGGGIYARLEEHGHRLKELAETVRVRLATKQETVALSLSPGSPIIHLTRNAESEAGRVVEVCDTIMAADQFVLDYRIPAGD; encoded by the coding sequence ATGTCGAGAGACTCCGGCAAGCCGCGGTATCTGCAGATCGCTGACGACCTCGCCCAGCAGATCAGGACCAAGGTTCTGGCGCCAGGCGAGCAGGTACCCAGTGAAGCCGATCTCATGGACCGGTACGCGGTGGCGCAGGGCACCGTGCGCAAAGCTATGACGGAGCTGCGGGCGACCGGGCTGATCGAGACGCACCACGGCAAGGGCTCCTACGTGAGGAACCGCCCTCCTGTACGTCGGAAGTCGTCAGATCGCTTCCGGCGGTCTCACCGCCTGGCAGGCAAGGCTGCCTACCTGGCGGAGGCTGAGCAGGCAGGGAGTACCGCCAGCGTCCGAGTGCTCTACGTGGGGCCCGTCGAGGCGCCGGCGGAGATCGCAGAGCGGCTGGCGGTCCCCGCTGGCGCAAAGGTGCTCGCGCGCCGTCGGCTCTACTTCAGCGACGGCATCCCAACCGAGGAAGCCACCTCGTACCTGCCGTGGGATGTGGCCAAGGACATCCCGGAGCTCTTCGAGGAGAATCCCGGGGGCGGCGGCATCTACGCCCGACTGGAGGAGCACGGCCACCGGTTGAAGGAACTCGCGGAAACCGTCCGCGTGCGCCTCGCGACGAAGCAGGAGACGGTTGCCCTGAGCCTCAGCCCTGGGTCCCCCATCATCCATCTGACCCGGAATGCCGAGTCGGAGGCGGGCCGCGTGGTCGAGGTCTGCGACACGATCATGGCGGCTGACCAGTTCGTTCTCGACTACCGCATCCCTGCAGGCGATTAG
- a CDS encoding DUF3307 domain-containing protein: MAAVFAAVFVALYVAHSVGDHWVQSSHQSLNKGRPGWAGRLADTRHVLTLTLTKLAVLLLVAVLLGLPLSPLGIVAGLGIDAASHWWADRRSTLAWLAKVTGKGEFYRLGAPRAGHDDNPHIGTGAYALDQSFHHLWLLVAALIVATV, translated from the coding sequence ATGGCTGCCGTTTTCGCCGCTGTTTTCGTCGCTCTGTACGTCGCTCACAGCGTGGGTGACCACTGGGTTCAGTCCTCGCATCAGTCCCTGAACAAGGGGCGCCCCGGGTGGGCCGGCCGTCTCGCGGACACCCGGCACGTCCTTACCCTGACGCTCACCAAGCTCGCCGTGCTGCTCCTGGTCGCCGTGCTGCTGGGGTTACCGCTGTCGCCGCTCGGCATCGTTGCCGGGCTGGGCATTGACGCGGCCTCGCACTGGTGGGCTGACCGCCGCAGCACGCTCGCGTGGCTGGCCAAGGTGACCGGCAAGGGCGAGTTCTACCGGCTGGGCGCCCCGCGCGCCGGCCACGACGACAACCCGCACATCGGCACCGGCGCCTACGCGCTCGACCAGTCCTTCCACCACCTGTGGCTGCTGGTCGCCGCGCTCATCGTCGCCACCGTCTGA
- a CDS encoding GGDEF domain-containing protein — protein sequence MSDLVTALAGAGPLAAGWAVHGMWTWRRLGAARRDPLSGLPTRAAFERRAARAVARGPHVVLLVDLDGFKKLNDTFGHAAGDEAIRFTAASLNDALVYRRGSLVARLGGDEFAAVVPAQGPAVLPWLLGGLHGEITAPFAYQGQTLAVGASIGACFTAELALPSLPLALRRADDAMYAAKRNGGGWCLADGSAPVSLTAPGCRSRRGGTAAGRGAV from the coding sequence ATGAGCGACCTCGTCACCGCCCTCGCCGGAGCCGGACCGCTCGCTGCCGGATGGGCTGTTCACGGCATGTGGACGTGGCGCCGTCTGGGTGCCGCCCGCCGGGACCCGCTCTCCGGCCTGCCCACACGGGCCGCGTTCGAGCGGCGTGCCGCACGGGCGGTGGCCCGCGGCCCGCACGTCGTCCTGCTGGTCGACCTGGACGGCTTCAAGAAGCTCAACGACACCTTCGGGCACGCCGCGGGGGACGAAGCGATCCGCTTCACCGCTGCGAGCCTGAACGATGCGCTCGTGTACCGCCGGGGAAGCCTTGTGGCCCGTCTCGGCGGAGACGAGTTCGCCGCCGTCGTCCCGGCGCAGGGCCCCGCAGTCCTCCCGTGGCTGCTGGGTGGTCTGCACGGCGAGATCACCGCCCCGTTCGCCTACCAGGGGCAGACCCTCGCTGTCGGCGCGTCGATCGGCGCGTGCTTCACCGCCGAACTGGCCCTTCCCTCCCTGCCGCTGGCGTTACGGCGCGCGGATGACGCCATGTACGCGGCCAAGCGCAACGGGGGCGGGTGGTGCCTCGCAGACGGCTCCGCACCCGTAAGCCTCACCGCACCCGGCTGCAGGTCCCGGCGCGGCGGCACCGCTGCTGGAAGGGGGGCTGTGTGA
- a CDS encoding pRL2-8, with the protein MARVDTPPGECPQCWQHAHDPRVHRHLGPRVDCLQCVDHMRNGCPNIVPKKKSSWW; encoded by the coding sequence ATGGCTCGCGTGGACACGCCTCCGGGTGAGTGCCCGCAGTGCTGGCAGCACGCCCACGATCCTCGCGTACACCGCCACCTCGGCCCGCGAGTGGACTGCCTGCAGTGCGTGGACCACATGCGCAACGGTTGCCCGAACATCGTGCCCAAGAAGAAGTCGAGCTGGTGGTGA
- a CDS encoding cell division protein FtsK: MSENVVRLHKDTEPPADTAAVTTLTVVPDPEPPAPVPLWVRSGHALKAAVTHEHTKTAVRVVARHSLYVAGGARIVARRTWDGRTAARYERMLRAAEAAGNYEVAAEWEERGQRYREARHRRRMDLLHSPVDAARGALVGTGMGIGSLVALGVVLAIANKDITDVITPLMAVIEFIRLLITVVQVVWGPLITLGPFLALLGLWAVGRHQQAAPQWALPARVRSGEGEPITPSIVVKALRDVGVPALRKAIDEMGDVGASMLSPIVIAGCGVEVDVTLPSGVSTDEIQKRRRKLAENLSRHEHEVFITIPPAARTVRLWVSDSGALDEPIGPSPLTTDDTLTADYKNGKAPWGQDLRGDAAALSLYQRHLLITGLSNQGKTAALRALALWLALDRTVEFRLADLKGAGDWAMFEGLATVLIQGPTDEHVIEATEMVEGGVREMERRLTAPAGTAFPLLVLLVDEAQVAFMCPLVDADKRPYGGSKATSRYFMGARKIHNQGRAVNVLLWQGTQDPTDQNLPKLVREGAHTRASLALGTESQARMALGDKAVDGGAAPNLLRPGLDKGTLVVASDGIAIPAGQSSVTVRTHYIDTDTATKIAERAKALRDGVATLHVIERGEEHDPLADIATVIGDAPRLLTQDVLKRLTALDEDAYGDWTFVDLKRVLDGTGAEPYKSDGRMVVGRDRILRALANRPETDSASAVG, from the coding sequence ATGAGCGAGAACGTTGTACGCCTACACAAGGACACCGAACCGCCGGCCGACACGGCGGCCGTGACCACGCTGACCGTGGTCCCCGACCCCGAGCCGCCGGCGCCCGTGCCGCTGTGGGTGCGCTCCGGCCACGCCCTCAAGGCCGCCGTCACGCACGAGCACACCAAGACCGCTGTCCGCGTGGTGGCCCGGCACAGTCTCTACGTCGCCGGAGGGGCCCGGATCGTGGCCCGCCGTACCTGGGACGGGCGGACCGCCGCCCGCTACGAACGCATGCTCCGCGCTGCTGAGGCGGCCGGGAACTACGAGGTGGCCGCGGAGTGGGAGGAGCGCGGGCAGCGCTACCGCGAGGCCCGTCACCGACGCCGCATGGACCTGCTCCACTCCCCGGTCGACGCGGCCAGGGGCGCCCTGGTCGGCACGGGGATGGGCATTGGTTCGCTGGTCGCCCTCGGGGTGGTGCTGGCCATCGCCAACAAGGACATCACCGACGTGATCACGCCTTTGATGGCGGTGATCGAGTTCATCCGTCTGCTCATCACCGTCGTCCAGGTGGTGTGGGGGCCGCTGATCACCCTCGGCCCGTTCCTGGCCCTGCTCGGCCTGTGGGCCGTCGGCCGGCATCAGCAGGCCGCACCGCAGTGGGCTCTTCCCGCCCGCGTCCGTAGCGGCGAGGGCGAGCCCATCACCCCCTCGATCGTCGTCAAAGCCCTGCGGGACGTGGGGGTTCCCGCGCTGCGTAAGGCGATTGACGAGATGGGCGACGTCGGTGCCTCGATGCTGTCCCCGATCGTGATCGCCGGATGCGGCGTCGAGGTGGACGTCACCCTGCCGTCTGGGGTGTCCACGGATGAGATCCAGAAGCGGCGCCGGAAGCTTGCGGAGAACCTGTCGCGGCACGAGCACGAGGTGTTCATCACCATCCCGCCGGCCGCCCGCACCGTGCGGCTGTGGGTCTCGGACTCCGGCGCGCTGGATGAGCCGATCGGCCCGTCCCCGCTGACCACCGACGACACCCTGACCGCCGACTACAAGAACGGCAAGGCTCCGTGGGGGCAGGACCTGCGCGGCGACGCGGCAGCCCTGAGCCTGTACCAGCGGCACCTGCTCATCACCGGCTTGTCCAACCAGGGCAAGACCGCCGCACTGCGGGCCCTCGCGCTGTGGCTGGCACTCGACCGCACAGTGGAGTTCCGCCTCGCCGACCTCAAGGGCGCGGGGGACTGGGCCATGTTCGAGGGGCTCGCCACGGTGCTCATCCAGGGACCGACCGATGAGCACGTGATCGAAGCGACCGAGATGGTTGAAGGCGGTGTGCGGGAGATGGAACGTCGTCTGACGGCGCCGGCCGGCACTGCATTCCCGCTGCTGGTTCTGCTGGTTGATGAGGCGCAGGTGGCATTCATGTGCCCGCTGGTCGACGCGGACAAGCGGCCGTACGGCGGCAGCAAGGCCACCTCGCGCTACTTCATGGGCGCCCGGAAGATCCACAATCAGGGGCGTGCGGTGAATGTGCTGCTGTGGCAGGGCACGCAGGACCCCACCGACCAGAACCTCCCCAAGCTGGTTCGCGAGGGTGCACACACCCGCGCTTCGCTCGCGCTGGGCACCGAATCGCAGGCCCGCATGGCGCTGGGCGACAAGGCCGTAGACGGCGGCGCTGCACCCAACCTGCTGCGCCCCGGCCTGGACAAGGGCACGCTCGTCGTCGCGTCCGACGGCATCGCCATCCCGGCTGGCCAGTCCTCCGTCACGGTGCGCACGCACTACATCGACACCGACACAGCCACCAAGATCGCCGAGCGGGCGAAAGCGCTGCGGGACGGGGTGGCCACGCTGCATGTCATCGAGCGGGGCGAGGAACACGACCCGCTCGCCGACATCGCCACCGTCATCGGCGACGCCCCGCGGCTGCTCACCCAAGACGTCCTCAAGCGCCTCACCGCGCTGGACGAGGACGCCTACGGGGACTGGACGTTCGTGGACCTCAAGCGCGTCTTGGACGGCACCGGAGCCGAGCCCTACAAGTCCGACGGCCGCATGGTCGTCGGCCGTGACCGCATCCTGCGCGCCCTCGCCAATCGCCCGGAGACGGATTCCGCTTCTGCCGTCGGATAG